The segment CTTGGTATCCTTTCTGATAAATCCACTGAAGTATAAAAAAAACCCTTGGTTTTTCTCAATGTTCGATTAAACTCCCTTTTATAGATGCTAATTACACTTAGTCGTTGAATGTTGTTGAATATCAGTAATTACAAGAAGTACCCAAACTTGTGTATAAAAGTGGAGCACAAAAATTGACCTTTTCTAAGAAGATGAGTCACTCCTATAGTCCTTTTAGGTTTTTAAGTACTAGCAAACtcagaaattttaaaaagttttcatGTTGGTGGAAGACTCTGCATGTGGAAGTTTCACAAAACAGAACGATATCAAAGTCAAATGAAGTAAAAGGCTGCAGTAGGTTAATGGCTAGTGTGACATagtctaaggttgatgaatcATTTCAACTGAATGTACTCAAAGGATTCATGTAGCCGACCTTAACTAATTTGTGATTGAGGCATAGAGAAGATTATTTATGTTGATTCTTACCTTTAAGGGAACTTTAGCTATCAAAATGGAATAAGTTAAAGAAAAAGCAGTCAGAATTTCAGCTTTGTAACTTCTGTCTCTTTCAAATAAATAGCTTAAAAATAACTCCGTTAGGTTCCTCATTCAATGACCATGTGCCCTATGCTTGCATTCCAACTACACTATCTTTCTTTCTCAATCTCTCCTTCACTTGGTAATGCTTACATTCACTTCTGTTAGTGTGTAAAGGATTTTGTTTAGGTGTTTTCACGCGCAAACTTTCGCACCCTGTTGCTATTCCGAATTTTTGAACTCTTTTTAGCTACTGTTGGGTTTACTAATAAGCTTGTTTCATGCAAGTACCATGGGGGGCCTCGGGGCACAGCGCCTTGAGATCTAGGGGTGGGTGACGGGCCTCAAGGCACGACTCATCGAGGTCTGGGGGTGGGTGACGGGCCTCGGGGAATGGCACctcgagtttttttttttttttggggggggggggggcgggcTCGGGGCACGGCGTCTCGAGGTTGGGGGGTGGGGGACGGGAACAGGCCTCGGGGCACGGCGCATCAAGGTTCGTGGGGTGCGGGGACAGGCCTTGGGGCACGGTCCCTCGAGGTTCTAGGGGGTGGAGGGGATGGGCCTCAAAGCAAGGTGCCTCGAGGCTGGGGAGTGGGGGAGACGGGCGAGGGGCACGACGCCTCAAGGTCCGGGGGTAGGGGGGACGTACTCGATGCACGACGCCTTGAGGTTAAGGGGGAGGGGAGGACGGGCCTCGAGGTCTGGAGGATGGGGGGGAGGGGCCTCTGGGCACGACGCCTTGAGGTCCGGGGGGAGGGGTTTCGAGGCACAGCACCTCGAGGTCCGGGGTGGGGGGTGGGCGGAGGGGTCTCGGGGCACGGCGCCTCGAGGTCCGAGGGGAGGGGGGATGGGCCTCGGGGCACGGCTTCTCGAGGTCCAGGGGTGGGGAGAGGGGCCTTGGGCCACGGTGCCTCGAGGTCCCCGGAGGTGGGAGGAGGGGTCTCGGGCACGGCGCCTCGAGGTCCGAGGGGAGAGGGGGATGGGCCTCGGGCCACGGCTCCTCGAGGTCCCGGGGGTGAGGAGAGGGGCCTCGAGGCACCACACCTTGAGGTCCGGGAGAgggggcgggggggggggggggggaggggccTCGGGGCGCAGCGCCTCGAGGTTCGGGGGAGGGGGCGTGGGGGGGAGGGGCCTCAGGGCGCGGCGCCTCGAGGTCCGGGGGGGGGGCCTCGGGGCGCGGCTTCTTGAGgtccggggggggggggagggggccTCGGGGCGCGGCTTCTTGAGgtccggggggggggggaggggccTCGGGGCGCGGCTTCTCGAGGTtcgggggagggggaggggccTCGAGGCGCGGCGCCTCGAGgtccggggggggggggaggggccTCGGGGCGCGGCTTCTCGAGGTCCGGGGGAGGGGGCGGGGGGGAGGGGCCTCGAGGCGCGGCGCCTCGAGGTCAGAGGGAGGGGGCGGGGGGGAGGGGCCTCGAGGTTCGGGGGAGGGGGCAGGGGGGAAGGGCCTCGGGGCGCGGTGCCTCGAGGTCCGGGGGAGGGGAAGGGGCCTCGGGGCACGGCGCCTCGAGGTCCGGGGGAGGGGAAGGGGCCTCGGGGCACGGCGCCTCGAGGTTCGGGGCGCGGCGCCTCGAGGTTCGGGGCGCGACACCTCGAGGTCCAGGGGAGGGCGCCTCGAGGGGGAGGGGCCTCAAGGTCTGAGGGGAGGGGCCTCGGGGCGCGGCGCCTCGAGGTCCGGGGGGAggggcctcggggcacgacgcCTCGAGGTCCCGGGGGAGGGGCCTCGGGGCACGGCGCCTCGAGGTCCGGGGGAGGGGCCTCGGGGCACGATGCCTCGAGGTCCAGGGGGAGGGGTCTCGGGGCACGACGCCTCGAGGTCCAGGGGGAGGGGTCTCGGGGCACGGCGCCTCGTTGGGTGGCGGGAGAGGGGCCTCGGGGCATGACGCCTCGGGGCATGACGCCTCGTTGTCTGGGGTTGGGTGGCGGGAGAGGGGCCTCGGGGCATGACGCCTCGAGGTCTGGGGTTGGGTGGCGGGGGTGGGGCCTCGCACGGCGCCTCGAGATCTGGGGTTGGGTGGCGCAGGCGGGCCTCGAGGCACGACGCCTAGAGATCTGGGgttgggtgggggtggggggggggcaTGACGCCTGGTTTTTCCTTGAGGAAGTTTTAAATTTGATGTTTTATGGTTATAAAGTAGGTGCCGTGTTGGGCAAACATTTTAAAGAAGTGGTTTAAGGTCCCTTTTCCTTGTATTTTCTTGACATGAACGGGATCAAGAAAATGCTTGAGGGTTTTTTAGTTGACAGCTATTGCTACATATAGATAGTGTGATGCTTAGGTATACAGAACTCTGGAGGATCCCATTTACACAAACAGTGAGAAATATCTCCTAGTGGACAGAGATGATGCATCCACTTTCACATTTATGACGAAAATCTAGGTGCATCGGTTAGCCAGCCACATTGGAAGCATTTAGTGTTTGTTGGAAAAAGGCACCGACCAATGTAGAGTAGGAAATACAGAGCTTTATTGACTTTTGCAAAGTACTGATAATTGCCTTTAGTTGCTGAGGCAGACTGAATGATTGAGAACTAGTTGAACTCTCCTAACTAAATAAACTGTGTTTCTTGTCTGATGCGGGTTGTGCTCAAGTGGTGGCTTGATTTGGCTGGCATGTGTCTTATCTCCTTACATTACAAATTCCTTTAAGCTGTTAAGTTTCTCATGTTGAGGTTGATGGTTTTATAGTTAACAACTGTTGTTAAGTTTAGCCAATAAATGTAATCATGTCAAAAATATTCCACATGAAAATTCTGGAGGATCCCATTTACACCAACAGAGTAAAGTATCTCTGTGGTTGATGAAGATAAATCTGTAGGTGCATGTGTGTAATCAGCCATGTTGAAATTGTTTACTGATGGAAAATGAACATTGACCTATGTAGACTGGAAATGCAGAGCTTAATTGGCTTTCCAATATACTTTTTATAGCATTTGCTAAGGTAATCTGAATAGTTGAGAATTAGTCAAGTCCTCCCAACTAAATAAACCAACTCTTCTTCTTGTCTAATGTGAGTTGTGGTAATTTGGTAGCTTGATTTATCTGGCTTGTGGTTATTCTTGAATAGAGATGATGACAGAGGGGATCGGAAGGCAGGACAAGGAGGAGGACAGATTCTTCTCTCGTTTGATCGGGGGAATAATGAGTTACATGACTTCACTGTTCTCCTTCGAAGAACAAATCTAAATAAGCTGTTAATAGTAAGTCTTTAACCAAGTTAACTAAGAGAAATGAGATTCCAATTATGTTTTCTTAGTAATTATACTACTTTAATCCATTCAAATTAATATCTTAAGagaaaactatttatttaatcaaagataatttaaaagtatatagATAAATGAGAAGGGACATCCAAATTTGTTCCGTTTCCATGAACCGAAAACTTATCCATGATTAAGTTACACCACCTGGATAGTGGCAATTAGAGCTGATAGTTGTAAACAAATCAGAAAACTTGATAAAAAATGAGGTGTTTTCTTAAATTTGTAACCTTTTAAGTTCCTTTTTGATGTTTAGTTAATGCTTATGCTAAAGACATTTTAAGCTTCTGTCTAGATTGTGAAACTGGTGAACACTTGACAGTTTAAGAATTCAGATGTTTGGGATGAAACGTTTTATTGAAATGTTATCATTTGAAGAAGTTAACCTGATAAATCATGCTAGATAATTGCTCAGTCACCTCTCACTTCTCTGAAAAAAGACGTTGACCATTGAATGTCTTATATCTAACTTGAGGATGTGAAAAAAGTTCATCTGCAAGTCCCCCTTCCTTCATTTGGGAATTTCGTTTTTTCGAAATTGAGTATATTTAGCGGATTTGCCTTTTGCTCAATATAACTTCTCCCTTGCCAAAATGATtaattctagtttttatttttctttggttGTGTGTCAGATTAGTCTTGACAGACTTTTTTTTTGCAGGATGTCAAATCCCCAGAGTCAACAATATTGCAATTCATTTTGTTGCATATGCCTTATTTGTCACTGTGCATTTTCAAAGGCAAAGCTTTTCTAACATATAATTTTACAGATATTTGATGGTCAGAGGCTGCAGCTCATGTGAGGAAAATTGTACTCTCATTATTATTTACAGACACCAATTTTCCTGAGACTTCAGAAGTTGATGATGCATTTCTAGAAGGGGTGGAGAGTTCTCTTAGTAAGAGGTTTCTTCTAGCTGACCTCGCTTTAGCAATATTAGCAGCTCTTGTGTTGGGAAGGTAAGATCGTGATTCATCGTGATGCACCTATTATAAgattaaacattttattttatcattaattcgCTAAAAGATTGTGGGAGACAAGGGAGAATGATTTAAAGAATTAAtggtaaaataaaatgttcaatattatattttactaaattttaatgaaaaaacaattaaataggttgagtgactttctatgCAAAATGACGtttgagttgaaaatgaaagttgagtgattttctgTGCAAAAGCAttcatagttgagtgacttttaagttgaaaatgaaagttgagtgactttctatgAAAACAATCGAGAGTTGATTGACCATCCAAGTTATTAACTCCGACTATTTCGTAACCATTTCTACTGAAAATGAAGTAAgacaaattatttcattttcaaaaaaaaattatcatatatttgCGATAACATAGATTAAAGTTGATTGATACgtaaaatagtttaattaattgTGCAGGAAGAGGACGAAAGTGTTGTGGAGAAATCAATTGATGGTATCGTTACAAATTATGAGTTGACAAAACAATGCATAGAGACAAACTTCAACTCTTATTCACCAAGGATTGTTAATGTTGCTTCTTTCTTTGGAACTATGACCCTTAACTATGAATGTGCACaagtagatatttaaatttgtataaaattgattaaGTAGACACACGTGTTCTACATGGCATGATACACTTTTGACGCAAATTTTCCATGTAGGACGAATGTGGCactttgttcaattttatacaagctcaagtgtctacttgtgcatacCTAAAGTTAAGGATCATAACTGCTAACTGACGTCAAGTTAAGgatcatgtttatatattatgccagAATAAAAGTGATATGGGCAACTTGCTTTTATGTAAACCTAGGAGtagtatatatacaatatataatgGTCCTAGTCGCACTAAAAACCAACCCAATACACTGTTGGACAAAAAATATCCTTTCAATAATGGCAGAGAAAATCACCAGCCTCCAGAGCACAAGGTAATTTTAACTAATAACTATCGGTGTATATGACTTAAATTCTCGTGAGCGTAAAATCGATCTAAGAAATATGTGGTATGATTAGGTATGCAGTAGTGACTGGAGGGAACAAGGGAATAGGATATGAAACATGCAAGCAATTAGCAAGCAAAGGAGTAGTGGTAGTGTTGACATCAAGAGATGAAAAAAGAGGGATTGAAGCTATGGAAAGGCTTAAAAAGGAGTTAGACATTACTGATCAGATCTTGTTTCATCAACTTGATGTTATGGATACACTTAGTATTTCTTCACTTGTGAACTTCATCAACACAAAATTTGGAAGGCTTGATATTCTGGTAACTACTATTCATATCACTGatgacttatttttattaagattaagaTGTTTAGAAGAAATGATATACCTCTAGTTTGAGTTACGATTCAAATATATTCCtacattattaaaaatattttaatgaattgtcTAGTACAAAGATCGATAATGTAAGAATTAGTAAAATAGAAGTTAGTAATGCAAAGATTATCTTTTAATCAAATGTTGATTCGGGAACCACATACGATAAGCAATATTTTCAATAAGTAAAGTCTACCACAAGAAATACATCCTACCaaattaaacatgaaaataCCAAAATATCTCTTGCGTCGATCCTCAATTTTGTGGTCCTTTATAGTAATTCCAAAATTAATACTCCTTccgttttattttatatgagatAATTTAACTCGATACGGAGTTTAAAATAGAAAGGAATAGTTTTAAAACTTGTGATACAAAAATGACTCATAGAAATCTATGTGGCTGGCtgtaaatcattttaattaagagtatgaagaatattttatagctaaattgttacttaatataaaatatgtcatttatttttaaactgaCCCAAAAACAATAAAGGAAAATTGCATAAATTAGAACATAGAGTATATACATCAAACTCTCCCCTAATTTGAGGGGACATGTATGATTGGAAAACgtgtattctttttttcttttagattttttgactttcaaaaaaatgagaatttaTGAATGCTTTAATTTGCAGGTTAATAACGCTGGGGTTGGTGGATCAATGATGGAAGAAAATTGTAATATTCTTACAATAAAAGATTTAATAGAAGGAGATTTCGTAACCATTTCTACTAAAAATGAAGTAATACagattatttcattttcaaaaaaaataaattattatatttatgttataacATAGTAGTACACATAGATTAAAGTTGATCGATATCAAAAATCGTTTAATTAATTACGTAGGTTGTGGACGAAAGTGTTGTGGAGAAATCAATTGAAGGTATCGCTACAAATTATGAGTTGACAAAGCAATGTGTAGAGACAAACTACTATGGTGCAAAAAGAATGATTGAAGCATTTGCTCCTCTCCTTCAACTCTCTAATTCACCAAGGATCGTTAATGTTGCTTCTTCCTTAGGAAAATTGAAGGTAATTAACTAAAcactttatctatttatttttactcatcTACTATACTATTTTGATATTGTACGATTGGTATTGAGTAATTTTCGATTTCCTATGTACAGTTATTGTGTAACGAATGGGCTAAAAAAGTGCTAAGTGATGCAAAAAGCCTAACAGAAGAAAGGATAGAGCAAGTGTTAAATGAATTTCTCAAAGATTTTAGAGAAAACTCAGTTGAATCCAAAGGATGGCCTACTTACTTTGCAGCTTACAAAGTGTCAAAAGCATCGTTGATTGCCTACACAAGAGTTTTAGGTTCAAAATATCCGAATTTTCGCGTTAATTCGGTGTGCCCTGGCTATTGTGGTACATACATGACTGCATATACTGGAAGCTTAACTGCTGAAGAAGGTGCTGAAAGCTTGGTGAAACTTGCTTTGTTGCCCAATGATGGACCTTCTGGAGTCTTCTTTTACAGAAAGGATGTCACCTCTTTCTGAACATTTGgctaattcaacttttaagtaaTAACTTATTATCAATCAACTGCTCCATAAGAAATAAGTCGAGTtggttatatgaattatttgtCTATTCAGCTAGATTAtgttttattcttaattgtacTACTTCCATTGCAAACAACAGGCCTACTATAAGTGTCATGTTGCTCAGACACTTCTAAAGAAAAGTTGAACTTGtgtcaaaatccaaaaataataGTATGGTGCTTGTGTTTGATACTCAAAAGATATTATACTATTGTGCTTGTGTTTGATCCTCAAAAGATACTTATGATCGTGttagaaaaatataatcaatttgtgctctaaattattttttagtccAATCAAAACATAACTATTCAAGGTGTTCCATAAGACTgccacataagacaaaagttatataaaattacaaaaataaagttCCAGGggaataggaccttagtttagttaagttGTGTCCTCGGTAATTTTGGTCATATAGaagatacttgtgcatttttcttaatatttattaagttttttttcaactaaaagtataaatatctaaatagaaatattagcctaattgttttgattttggactctctttatttgtaaattttaatattatattatacttttaaattaatttttattggtccACGCCGGCCCTACCAATATTTCTTAAGCCTTCCAAATGAGCAGACTTATTCAGACCGAGctaaaaaacttttttcttaaatgagATTCAAAATTCTTAATTCAATCCTATTAAATTCTGAATTAGATCAGGCCGACCTAACGAACCTtgcccatattgacggctctagtAAAAACATATCTTCCAAACCTATTTAGAATTAGAATAGCTAAAACGTGTTGCTATTACCTGTACCACAGAATTTTGTCATATTTCAGAATATTTCAGAACAATGAGTTAACAGGTGGAGATATCATTGATTACAACATCTTAATTAACACCAACAGTCAAGTTAAAATTTTGTGAATGCGTGGCTTGTAGCCATTATTACTCCCTCAATTCATTTGTAGTTGTTATgttgtatttttcttcttaatttggttgatttttaaaatgaaattaaattatattaatttaatatttttttaaaaattaaaaagaaaattatgataatataaaataataagaaaatatgatttaaaagtAGAAGTAACAGTCTTCTTGTTCATTTTGCGTGcttttaatattaattgatgAGGCTGGGACCTGGACCTAACATATATAGTATAGCTCTTCAAGAAcaggaaaataatttaagtatggAACCTGCAAACATATGGATTTGGCCTAATTCATTGGAGGCTTTCTAAAGTTGGTATTAATTTTCAGTTAGATACCTTAACTaagttttgtttattttagacatctcatctcatctcatatcatttttttttgtgtcattttgacactttttactGACATGACATAGTGAATATAATATACTCAATAGCAGCGGTGAAagacttatttaattatttttattttgttttattttcattttctttctcaTTATTCAATCACCATCTCTCAAAACTTGAACTTCTTCAATGGAGAAATAATGTTGACGATGCTATAGACAAAAAAAAGCGAATTTTAACATGAAGAGAATTCACAAAAGATAAATTTCAACCCGTTAGAAAGTCATGATTCATGTTGTCGCAAAGAAAAAAGGACAATGAAAAACTTTAAAAAGACCACGGGTGGGATGGGAGAGGGGTAGAGAAGACGATATGGGTGGGGAAGGGATTGGGGTTAGGGTGGGCAAAGATGTAGAAGATGTTGGGTGGGTGGGGAACAATAAAGAAAACGATTTGAGTGAGTGGGCAGAGAAGATGACCTTGGTGGGCTtggtttttttctttgaattttttgtgtaaaaaattTCACATGTCATTAGTCATTAAGATATGAGTCTTCTTTTTAA is part of the Solanum lycopersicum chromosome 1, SLM_r2.1 genome and harbors:
- the LOC104649154 gene encoding (+)-neomenthol dehydrogenase-like translates to MFIYYARIKVIWATCFYVNLGVVYIQYIMVLVALKTNPIHCWTKNILSIMAEKITSLQSTRYAVVTGGNKGIGYETCKQLASKGVVVVLTSRDEKRGIEAMERLKKELDITDQILFHQLDVMDTLSISSLVNFINTKFGRLDILVNNAGVGGSMMEENCNILTIKDLIEGDFVTISTKNEVVDESVVEKSIEGIATNYELTKQCVETNYYGAKRMIEAFAPLLQLSNSPRIVNVASSLGKLKLLCNEWAKKVLSDAKSLTEERIEQVLNEFLKDFRENSVESKGWPTYFAAYKVSKASLIAYTRVLGSKYPNFRVNSVCPGYCGTYMTAYTGSLTAEEGAESLVKLALLPNDGPSGVFFYRKDVTSF